The Fragaria vesca subsp. vesca linkage group LG2, FraVesHawaii_1.0, whole genome shotgun sequence genome includes a window with the following:
- the LOC101298192 gene encoding probable nucleoredoxin 2-like, whose product MMKEMMVNSHGQALSNGTGAGAVGAEAERVSSSRISSLLASPDRDYLLSPTGNQVKVSDLDGKIIGLYFSANWYPPCWNFNKVLVGIYNQLKNSSTTGSSFEIVYISSDEDTDAFVRYHAACMPWLAIPFSDLETKKALNRKFEVEGIPSLVILQPGDYKDGDEATLRDGVEIIYRYGVQAFPFTKQRLEQLEKEEKEKHENQSLTNLLTNHDRHYLLGHGTPNQVPVASLIGKTVGLYFSAQWCIPCVNFTPRLVSIYNKIKEQMLVGDQQQDGEDFEIVFVSSDRDRTSFEAYFSTMPWLALPFDDPNIKELVKHFDVKAIPCLVILGPDGKTVTRQGRNLINLYKENAYPFTDAKLELLEKKMDEEAKSLPRSVYHGGHRHELNLVSEGNGGGPFICCDCDEQGCGWAYQCLECGYEVHPKCVEAATAAVTT is encoded by the exons ATGATGAAGGAGATGATGGTGAATAGCCATGGTCAAGCTCTGAGCAACGGAACTGGTGCTGGTGCTGTTGGTGCTGAGGCTGAGAGGGTTTCGAGCTCTAGAATTTCATCTCTGCTGGCCTCCCCAGATCGTGATTATCTTCTTTCTCCAACTGGAAATCAG GTGAAAGTTTCTGATCTTGATGGGAAGATAATAGGACTCTACTTCTCGGCCAATTGGTACCCGCCATGCTGGAACTTTAACAAAGTCCTCGTTGGCATCTATAATCAGCTGAAGAACAGTAGCACTACTGGGTCTAGCTTTGAGATTGTGTACATATCATCTGATGAAGACACTGATGCTTTCGTCAGATACCATGCTGCTTGCATGCCTTGGCTGGCGATTCCGTTTTCGGATTTGGAGACCAAGAAAGCGCTGAACCGCAAGTTTGAGGTAGAGGGAATTCCGAGCTTGGTTATACTGCAACCTGGTGATTACAAGGATGGTGATGAGGCTACGTTGCGTGATGGAGTTGAGATCATTTATCGCTATGGTGTCCAAGCCTTCCCTTTTACTAAACAGAGGCTGGAACAGTTGGAGAAGGAGGAGAAAGAGAAGCATGAGAACCAGAGCTTGACCAATCTACTAACGAACCATGACAGGCACTATCTTCTGGGCCATGGGACGCCTAATCAG GTGCCCGTGGCTTCATTGATAGGCAAGACAGTTGGACTCTACTTTTCAGCTCAATGGTGCATTCCATGCGTTAATTTCACCCCTAGGTTAGTCTCAATCTACAATAAGATTAAAGAGCAAATGCTAGTAGGTGATCAACAACAAGATGGAGAGGACTTCGAGATAGTGTTTGTTTCAAGTGATCGTGACAGAACATCCTTTGAAGCCTACTTTAGCACCATGCCATGGCTGGCACTGCCCTTCGATGATCCCAACATCAAAGAGCTCGTGAAGCATTTCGATGTCAAAGCTATTCCTTGTTTGGTAATTTTGGGGCCGGATGGTAAAACTGTCACCAGGCAGGGTAGAAATCTGATAAACTTGTACAAAGAAAATGCGTATCCCTTCACCGATGCGAAGTTGGAATTGCTGGAGAAGAAAATGGATGAAGAGGCGAAGAGCCTGCCGCGGTCGGTGTACCATGGAGGGCATAGGCATGAGCTGAATCTGGTATCGGAAGGCAACGGAGGAGGACCCTTTATATGTTGTGACTGTGATGAGCAAGGATGCGGTTGGGCATATCAGTGTCTTGAATGTGGGTATGAGGTGCACCCCAAGTGTGTTGAAGCTGCTACTGCTGCAGTCACTACGTGA
- the LOC101298482 gene encoding E3 ubiquitin-protein ligase ATL23-like: MLFSIFLALFLPCVGMSAVFVVYICLLWFASNSRSAVAPQLPVKHVSEKGLSASDLEKLPKTSGKELIRGTECAVCLDEIEPEQPARVVPGCNHGFHLQCADTWLSKNSCCPVCRAKLQPQQIYASSDDNPC; encoded by the coding sequence ATGCTCTTCTCCATCTTCCTAGCGCTCTTCCTACCCTGCGTAGGCATGAGCGCTGTGTTCGTGGTCTACATCTGTCTCTTATGGTTCGCCTCCAATTCCCGGTCGGCGGTAGCCCCTCAGTTACCGGTCAAGCACGTTTCCGAGAAGGGCTTATCGGCATCTGATCTCGAAAAGCTGCCGAAAACTAGCGGGAAAGAGCTGATCCGGGGGACGGAGTGCGCGGTGTGTCTGGACGAGATCGAGCCTGAGCAACCGGCCAGGGTGGTTCCCGGTTGTAACCACGGCTTCCATCTCCAATGCGCCGATACCTGGCTTTCTAAGAACTCGTGCTGTCCGGTTTGTCGAGCCAAACTCCAACCTCAGCAGATTTATGCTTCTTCTGATGACAATCCATGTTAG
- the LOC101298768 gene encoding uncharacterized protein LOC101298768: MVMIQTALLLLLVSVLNGYAQTLPPAKYDGFLYEHRPVDPDSILIEAFFDPVCPDSRDSWPPLKQALAYYGPHVTLAVHLLPLPYHDNAFVASRALHIVNQLKPSATFSVLEWFFKYQERYYNAQTRNISRAAIVDDLVKQLTSVVGNSYHSSLESGFTDRKTDLTTRVSFKYSTSRGVYGTPFFYVNGFVLPDAGDARDYNGWRKVLDPLVTAPKKQENLHFFL, from the exons ATGGTGATGATACAAACAGCTTTACTGTTGCTTTTGGTTTCGGTTTTAAATGGGTATGCACAGACCCTGCCCCCTGCCAAGTACGATGGGTTCTTATACGAGCATCGCCCAGTTGACCCGGATTCGATTCTGATCGAAGCCTTCTTCGACCCGGTCTGCCCTGACAGTCGAGATTCCTGGCCACCCCTCAAGCAGGCCCTTGCCTACTACGGGCCTCATGTCACTCTTGCTGTTCACCTTTTACCGTTGCC TTACCATGACAACGCTTTTGTTGCTTCTCGTGCTTTACACATTGTAAATCAGCTGAAACCTTCTGCGACATTTTCGGTGTTGGAGTGGTTCTTCAAGTATCAG GAGAGGTATTACAATGCTCAAACCCGCAACATTTCTCGAGCTGCTATTGTAGATGACTTAGTGAAGCAACTGACATCTGTAGTTGGGAACTCTTATCATAGTTCCCTGGAATCAGGCTTTACTGACCGGAAAACTGATCTCACAACAAGGGTTTCCTTCAAG TATAGTACTTCAAGAGGGGTGTATGGAACGCCTTTTTTCTATGTAAATGGATTTGTATTGCCTGATGCTGGCGACGCACGAGATTATAACGGATGGAGAAAAGTGCTTGACCCATTAGTTACGGCACCAAAGAAACAGGAAAATCTACATTTCTTCTTGTAA
- the LOC101299054 gene encoding uncharacterized protein LOC101299054, with amino-acid sequence MDRYQRVEKPRAETPIDENEIRITSQGRMRNYITYAMTLLQEKGSDEIVFKAMGRAINKTVTIVELLKRRIVGLHQYTTIGSTDITDTWEPLEEGLQTLETTRHVSMIVITLSKKEINKSTIGYQPPLPAELVKASAEIDYEGEDSPSGRGRGRGRGRGRGRGRGRGMGRFRGNNGFVPEYDDGGYDRSGGDFRGRGRGRGRSFRGRGRGGYDGPQADVQQDGGYNEEAPPQRGRGRGRGRGGYRGRGRGSYRSNGPIQAQLLE; translated from the exons ATGGATCGGTACCAGAGAGTGGAGAAGCCAAGAGCAGAGACGCCTATTGATGAGAATGAGATTAGGATTACCAGCCAAGGGAGGATGCGCAACTACATCACTTATGCCATGACCCTGCTTCAG GAGAAGGGATCAGATGAAATTGTTTTCAAGGCTATGGGAAGAGCTATCAACAAGACCGTGACGATTGTGGAGCTACTTAAG AGAAGAATTGTTGGTCTTCACCAGTATACTACAATTGGATCCACCGACATAACTGATACTTGGGAACCCCTTGAGGAAGGCCTCCAAAC ACTGGAGACAACAAGGCATGTGTCAATGATCGTCATAACGCTGTCAAAGAAGGAAATCAATAAATCTACCATTGG GTACCAGCCCCCATTACCTGCTGAATTGGTGAAGGCATCTGCAGAGATTGATTATGAAGGAG AGGACTCACCAAGTGGTCGTGGCCGTGGCAGAGGAAGGGGAAGGGGGAGGGGAAGGGGGAGGGGGAGGGGAATGGGCAGGTTCAGAG GAAACAATGGCTTTGTGCCTGAATATGATGATGGAGGTTATGACCGCAGCGGGGGTGATTTCAGGGGCAGGGGGCGTGGCAGGGGTCGCAGTTTCCGAGGCCGTGGAAGGGGAGGTTACGATGGACCGCAGGCCGATGTGCAGCAAGATGGAGGATACAATGAAGAAGCACCTCCTCAACGTGGCCGTG GTCGTGGCCGTGGCAGGGGAGGATATCGTGGAAGGGGCCGTGGCAGCTACAGGTCTAATGGGCCGATCCAGGCACAGCTGCTTGAGTAG
- the LOC101299348 gene encoding expansin-A11-like, whose amino-acid sequence MAAMAKLISALAILLSVFTYVNGFTASGFTRGHATFYGGSDASGTMGGACGYGNLYSAGYGTRTAALSTALFNDGGSCGQCYRIICDYASDSKWCIKGASVTITATNFCPPNYDLPSNNGGWCNPPLQHFDMAQPAWEKIGIYKGGIVPVLFQRVPCKKHGGVRFAINGRDYFELVLISNMGGAGSIKSAYIKGSKTGWMAMSRNWGANWQSNAYLNGQSLSFKVTTTDGVTKLFTNIVPSSWKFGQTFSSLVQFS is encoded by the exons ATGGCGGCCATGGCAAAGCTCATTTCTGCATTGGCAATCTTGCTCAGTGTTTTCACATATGTTAATGGATTCACAGCATCTGGGTTCACTAGAGGTCACGCCACGTTCTATGGAGGAAGTGATGCGTCAGGAACTATGG GTGGAGCTTGTGGATATGGGAATCTGTACTCGGCAGGGTATGGGACTAGGACTGCTGCTTTGAGTACTGCTTTGTTCAACGATGGAGGTTCATGCGGGCAATGCTATAGGATCATCTGTGATTATGCATCAGATTCAAAATGGTGCATTAAGGGAGCATCTGTGACTATTACAGCAACCAACTTTTGTCCTCCTAATTATGATCTTCCTAGCAACAATGGAGGCTGGTGCAATCCGCCTCTTCAGCATTTTGACATGGCTCAACCCGCTTGGGAGAAGATTGGAATCTACAAGGGTGGCATCGTCCCCGTCTTGTTCCAAAG GGTTCCATGTAAGAAGCATGGAGGAGTAAGGTTCGCCATTAATGGGAGGGACTACTTTGAGCTTGTTCTGATTAGCAATATGGGAGGAGCAGGATCTATTAAATCTGCCTACATTAAAGGCTCGAAAACCGGTTGGATGGCAATGTCAAGAAATTGGGGAGCAAACTGGCAGTCCAATGCCTACCTCAATGGCCAATCTCTGTCCTTCAAAGTCACCACAACCGACGGAGTAACTAAACTGTTTACAAACATTGTTCCCTCAAGTTGGAAATTTGGCCAAACCTTCTCCAGTTTAGTACAGTTTTCTTAA
- the LOC101304840 gene encoding UPF0496 protein At1g20180-like, whose translation MRKSLRSGLRSMFSKPGSRSRKIDHRGGGGSFSSKLSVNDEYLEVFRTKSYLEMWDRVHGSVQYPTTNPNLLSSSPSVPFYVNLSENLLDPRQETLNEMISEDGINVHHLLTDYFEASLEACHICELLLRSIHQTHAEYGNIKKVMKKLSQRSIYTDEQCRAIFRELTTFARLKNPLSIISPLQFRDIHDSYSALLSSLTSRQQKIRRRAKRNRILKKVGGVGLVVSHSALLIGLLVFAFHSMIGIVAAPAIMACSAGLCKKKMESGEQWFKSRFDVHEIHGEQLDVAAKGIYILINDFDTMSRLVMRLQDEVEHRKAVADLCVRNGINCEVFKGVVREFHVHDSNFMEQLEELEEHVYLCMLTINKSRRLVLQEILATH comes from the exons ATGAGGAAGAGTCTACGATCCGGGTTGAGATCTATGTTTTCGAAACCAG GCAGCAGATCAAGGAAAATTGATCACCGAGGCGGTGGAGGTAGCTTTTCCAGTAAGCTAAGTGTGAACGACGAGTATTTGGAAGTTTTCAGAACAAAATCATATCTAGAAATGTGGGATAGAGTTCATGGATCGGTACAATATCCAACAACAAACCCTAATCTACTATCTTCTTCTCCATCAGTTCCTTTCTATGTGAATCTATCAGAAAATCTGCTCGATCCGCGGCAAGAAACCCTCAATGAGATGATTAGCGAGGATGGAATAAACGTGCACCACCTTCTCACCGACTACTTTGAAGCGAGCCTAGAGGCGTGCCATATATGCGAGCTACTCCTCAGAAGCATCCATCAAACGCACGCAGAGTACGGCAACATAAAGAAAGTGATGAAGAAGCTAAGCCAAAGAAGCATTTACACCGACGAGCAATGCCGGGCTATTTTCCGGGAGCTTACAACGTTTGCACGTCTCAAAAACCCGTTGTCGATTATCAGCCCCCTGCAATTCCGTGACATTCACGATAGCTACTCAGCATTGCTCAGTAGCCTGACATCGAGACAGCAGAAGATTCGGCGTAGGGCAAAGCGTAACAGGATTCTGAAGAAAGTTGGAGGAGTTGGACTGGTGGTGTCACACAGTGCACTTTTGATAGGTTTGCTAGTCTTTGCATTTCATAGCATGATCGGAATAGTGGCAGCGCCGGCAATCATGGCTTGTTCTGCAGGTTTGTGCAAGAAGAAAATGGAGTCAGGAGAGCAGTGGTTCAAGTCAAGATTCGACGTCCACGAAATTCACGGGGAGCAACTCGATGTTGCAGCCAAAGGGATTTACATACTGATCAACGATTTCGATACCATGAGTCGGCTGGTCATGAGATTACAGGATGAGGTAGAACACCGCAAAGCTGTTGCAGATTTGTGTGTGAGGAATGGAATTAACTGTGAAGTATTCAAGGGGGTTGTGCGAGAATTTCATGTCCATGACTCTAACTTCATGGAGCAGTTGGAGGAGCTTGAAGAACATGTATACTTGTGTATGCTGACGATCAACAAATCAAGAAGGCTTGTGCTTCAAGAAATATTGGCAACACATTAG
- the LOC101299636 gene encoding probable cinnamyl alcohol dehydrogenase 6-like, translating to MAQTTPNHIQTVSGWAAHDSSGKITPFIFKRRENGINDVTIKILYCGICHTDLHQARNDWGITMYPIVPGHEITGLVMKVGSNVKNFSVGDRVGVGCLAATCLECDFCKESQENYCEDLQFTYNGVFWDGSITYGGYSKMLVADHRYVVRIPENLPMDSAAPLLCAGVTVFTPFRDHDLHKTPGKKIGVVGLGGLGHVAVKFGKAFGHHVTVISTSPSKEEEAKGHLGADDFIVSTDEQQMQRGKRSLDFILNTVSAKHCLGPLLELLKVNGTMVVVGAPDQPFTLPSFPLIFGKRAVKGSVIGGMEETREMMELCGKHNITCDIELTTPDKINQAFERVAKNDVRYRFVIDIASSPAVVVDDDQIYSSL from the exons ATGGCTCAGACAACTCCGAATCACATACAGACCGTTTCTGGGTGGGCAGCTCATGATTCCTCCGGCAAGATTACTCCTTTCATCTTCAAACGAAG AGAAAACGGGATCAACGATGTTACGATAAAGATATTGTACTGTGGCATATGCCACACTGATCTTCACCAAGCTAGGAATGACTGGGGTATCACCATGTATCCTATTGTCCCTGGTCATGAGATTACTGGGTTGGTCATGAAAGTTGGGAGCAACGTCAAGAACTTCTCGGTCGGAGATAGAGTCGGTGTCGGGTGCTTGGCGGCGACGTGTTTGGAGTGTGATTTCTGCAAGGAATCCCAGGAGAACTACTGCGAGGACCTTCAGTTTACCTACAATGGCGTCTTCTGGGATGGTAGTATTACCTACGGTGGATACTCCAAAATGTTGGTCGCCGATCATAG GTACGTGGTGCGCATACCAGAAAACCTACCGATGGATTCTGCAGCGCCGTTATTGTGCGCCGGAGTGACAGTGTTCACCCCCTTCAGAGACCACGACCTACACAAAACACCGGGAAAGAAGATCGGCGTCGTCGGCCTCGGAGGTCTCGGACACGTCGCGGTGAAATTCGGAAAGGCCTTTGGTCATCACGTCACCGTCATCAGCACATCTCCTTCCAAAGAGGAAGAGGCCAAAGGTCACTTGGGTGCAGACGATTTCATAGTCAGCACTGATGAGCAACAAATGCAG AGAGGAAAGAGGAGCCTGGACTTCATACTAAACACGGTGTCAGCTAAGCACTGTCTCGGACCACTGTTAGAGTTGCTCAAAGTGAACGGGACCATGGTGGTTGTGGGTGCACCTGACCAGCCTTTTACCTTGCCTTCATTCCCTCTGATATTTG GGAAGAGAGCAGTGAAGGGCAGTGTGATCGGAGGGATGGAGGAGACGAGGGAGATGATGGAACTTTGCGGCAAACACAACATTACATGCGACATTGAGCTTACAACGCCGGACAAGATCAACCAAGCCTTCGAACGCGTCGCGAAGAATGACGTTAGGTATCGCTTTGTTATCGACATTGCCAGTTCCCCAGCTGTTGTTGTTGATGATGATCAAATCTATTCCAGTCTTTAG